In Flammeovirgaceae bacterium 311, one DNA window encodes the following:
- a CDS encoding deoxyribose-phosphate aldolase (COG0274 Deoxyribose-phosphate aldolase): MNNLHRYIEHTNLKPTLTHYDIEKLVEEARAHEFVGICVPPFWVKKAKRDIGEAPIQLVTVIGFPLGYHMTETKLEEMRLAIRDGADELDMVMNVSAMKAEMSWVKIEVARCAQLAHEHERILKVIIETAYLTEKELELACRWCADAGVDYVKTSTGFAPEGARVEDVRKMREMLPSSVGVKASGGIRNLSDAVQLIQAGADRLGTSAGVALVKESRQGGQKPDETDGSAY; this comes from the coding sequence ATGAATAATCTGCATCGTTACATCGAACATACCAATCTAAAGCCCACCCTTACCCACTACGATATCGAAAAGCTGGTAGAAGAAGCCAGGGCGCATGAATTTGTAGGCATTTGCGTACCACCTTTCTGGGTAAAAAAAGCCAAACGCGATATTGGAGAAGCACCCATACAACTGGTAACGGTGATTGGTTTTCCGCTGGGCTATCACATGACTGAAACAAAGCTGGAAGAAATGCGGCTGGCCATACGCGATGGTGCCGACGAGCTGGATATGGTTATGAATGTTTCGGCCATGAAAGCAGAGATGTCGTGGGTAAAGATAGAAGTGGCCAGGTGTGCACAGCTGGCACATGAGCATGAGCGCATTTTGAAAGTGATCATAGAAACTGCTTACCTCACAGAAAAAGAGCTGGAACTTGCCTGCCGCTGGTGTGCCGATGCTGGCGTGGATTATGTAAAAACCAGTACCGGTTTTGCACCAGAAGGAGCCAGGGTAGAAGATGTGCGCAAAATGCGCGAGATGCTACCCAGCAGTGTTGGTGTAAAAGCTTCCGGGGGCATACGTAATCTCAGTGATGCCGTGCAGCTCATTCAGGCGGGTGCCGACAGGCTGGGAACATCTGCCGGAGTTGCCCTGGTAAAGGAATCAAGGCAGGGAGGGCAAAAGCCAGATGAAACAGATGGCAGTGCTTATTAG
- a CDS encoding acylphosphatase (COG1254 Acylphosphatases), giving the protein MKRLRIRVTGKVQGVFYRASTKAKAKELGLNGWVQNAEDGSVLIEAEGEDLNLDKLVEWCQQGPGAAQVGGVEAEEILPEGVNSFEVR; this is encoded by the coding sequence ATGAAGCGCCTCCGCATTCGTGTTACAGGTAAAGTGCAGGGAGTTTTTTACAGAGCCAGCACCAAGGCTAAAGCCAAAGAGCTTGGATTAAACGGATGGGTGCAGAATGCGGAAGATGGCTCTGTGCTGATTGAGGCTGAGGGAGAAGATCTAAACCTGGACAAACTGGTGGAGTGGTGCCAGCAGGGCCCCGGTGCTGCCCAGGTTGGAGGCGTGGAGGCGGAGGAAATCCTGCCAGAAGGAGTGAACAGTTTTGAGGTGCGCTGA
- a CDS encoding cytochrome bd-type quinol oxidase subunit 1 (COG1271 Cytochrome bd-type quinol oxidase, subunit 1): MDDLLAARLQMAVSLGFHIIFACIGIAMPFLMAASGYRYLRTREPLYKDLTKVWSVGVAIFFAVGAVSGTALSFELGLLWPEFMEHAGAIIGMPFSWEGTAFFLEAIALGLFLYGWDRLPPWIHWSSGVAVGISGVASGIFVVAANGWMNSPAGFDWVDGQAQNIDPVAAMFNDAWFTQALHMTLAAFAATGFAVAGLHAFLLLRHPNNLFHQKALRIALTIGAIAALLQPLSGDLSAKDVAQRQPAKLAALEALYETSQPADLLIGGIPNDETRKVDYAIHLPGMLSFLAHGDFNAKVTGLDAFPRDEWPPVLIVHVAFQIMVACGGIMALMSVLFLVLQWRKSPWLHRRWFLWLLVIISPLGFIAIEAGWTVTEVGRQPWIIYGIMRTADAVSPMPGLVVPFLLFTFLYLLLAFVLVWLMYRQIKTLPDRYASARLTSDDVPNRLDAR, from the coding sequence ATGGACGACCTGTTGGCAGCCCGCCTGCAAATGGCTGTATCGCTAGGGTTTCATATTATCTTTGCCTGTATAGGCATTGCCATGCCATTTCTGATGGCAGCTTCCGGCTACCGCTACCTGCGCACCCGTGAACCACTGTATAAAGATCTTACGAAGGTATGGTCTGTAGGCGTTGCCATTTTCTTCGCCGTTGGCGCTGTTTCTGGAACCGCTCTGTCATTTGAGCTGGGCTTGTTGTGGCCCGAATTTATGGAGCATGCCGGCGCTATCATTGGCATGCCTTTTAGCTGGGAGGGTACCGCCTTTTTTCTGGAGGCCATTGCCCTGGGCCTTTTTCTGTATGGCTGGGATCGCCTGCCGCCCTGGATTCACTGGTCTTCCGGCGTGGCAGTAGGCATTTCGGGGGTTGCCTCCGGTATATTTGTAGTAGCTGCCAATGGCTGGATGAACTCTCCCGCCGGCTTCGACTGGGTAGACGGGCAGGCGCAGAACATTGATCCGGTAGCAGCCATGTTTAACGATGCCTGGTTTACACAGGCCCTGCACATGACGCTGGCTGCTTTTGCGGCAACAGGCTTTGCCGTTGCCGGCCTGCATGCTTTTTTACTCTTGCGTCACCCTAATAACCTGTTTCACCAGAAAGCCTTACGCATAGCCCTTACCATTGGTGCCATAGCAGCCCTCCTGCAGCCCCTTAGCGGCGACCTATCGGCCAAAGATGTGGCACAGCGGCAGCCGGCAAAGCTAGCCGCACTGGAAGCGCTTTACGAAACCAGCCAGCCTGCCGATCTGCTGATTGGCGGCATCCCCAATGATGAAACCAGGAAAGTAGATTACGCCATTCACCTGCCCGGCATGCTTAGCTTTCTGGCCCATGGTGATTTCAATGCCAAAGTAACCGGACTGGATGCTTTTCCGCGAGATGAGTGGCCGCCTGTGCTGATTGTGCATGTGGCTTTTCAGATTATGGTGGCCTGTGGTGGTATTATGGCACTGATGAGCGTGTTATTCCTGGTGTTGCAGTGGCGTAAATCGCCCTGGCTCCACAGGCGCTGGTTCCTTTGGCTGCTGGTCATTATTTCTCCGCTTGGGTTTATCGCTATAGAAGCCGGCTGGACGGTAACCGAAGTAGGGCGGCAGCCCTGGATCATCTATGGCATTATGCGCACTGCCGATGCCGTTTCGCCTATGCCTGGCCTGGTAGTGCCCTTTCTGCTGTTTACGTTCCTGTACCTGCTGCTGGCATTTGTACTGGTGTGGCTTATGTACCGGCAAATAAAAACGCTGCCCGACCGCTATGCTTCGGCGCGGCTTACTTCTGATGATGTTCCAAACAGATTAGACGCCAGGTAA
- a CDS encoding cytochrome bd ubiquinol oxidase subunit II (COG1294 Cytochrome bd-type quinol oxidase, subunit 2): MLFIVIAFLVISLLFYVLFGGADFGAGIIEIFAGRRHYQTISKAIAPVWEANHIWLILVVVILFMGFPLIYADMSRYLHIPLLALLVGIVLRGCAFTFRHYDAIKDRSQHWYTFIFRISSLFTPLFLGMVAGGMLVGRMPATINGGSFYSLFIAPWFNLFCVAVGIFTVCLFAFLAAVYLIGEARTEEETHTFVHAARNSNIALVLAGGLVFGAAALEGLPLVSLFITNTGAIAALVLATLSLPLLWVSLVRKQVIASRLLAGFQTLLVLGAWFWIEYPVALRYADGKALTLFDAAAPAATQQQLAIALLVGSLLILPALFYLLRTFKTHVRV, translated from the coding sequence ATGCTATTTATCGTAATTGCCTTTTTAGTTATTTCGCTGCTCTTCTATGTATTATTTGGAGGGGCAGATTTTGGTGCAGGCATCATAGAGATATTTGCCGGCAGGCGCCATTACCAGACCATCAGCAAGGCCATAGCGCCGGTATGGGAGGCAAACCATATCTGGCTTATTCTGGTGGTAGTGATCCTGTTCATGGGTTTTCCTCTTATTTATGCAGATATGTCGCGTTACCTGCACATACCGCTGCTGGCCCTGCTGGTAGGGATTGTACTAAGAGGCTGTGCCTTTACCTTCAGGCACTACGATGCCATTAAGGACCGGTCGCAACACTGGTACACCTTTATCTTCAGGATCTCAAGTTTATTTACACCCCTGTTTCTGGGCATGGTTGCAGGTGGTATGCTGGTAGGCAGAATGCCGGCAACCATAAACGGCGGCTCGTTTTACAGCCTGTTCATAGCGCCCTGGTTTAACCTGTTTTGCGTGGCTGTAGGCATTTTTACCGTTTGCCTTTTTGCCTTTCTGGCGGCCGTTTACCTGATTGGCGAGGCACGTACAGAAGAGGAAACGCATACATTTGTTCATGCAGCCCGCAACAGTAATATTGCCCTGGTACTGGCTGGGGGGCTGGTATTTGGGGCAGCAGCTTTGGAGGGGCTGCCGCTGGTAAGCCTGTTTATAACTAATACCGGCGCTATTGCGGCCCTTGTACTGGCTACTTTGTCGCTACCCCTGCTGTGGGTATCGCTGGTGCGCAAGCAGGTAATTGCCAGCAGGCTGCTGGCTGGTTTTCAGACCCTGCTGGTATTAGGTGCCTGGTTCTGGATAGAGTATCCTGTTGCCCTGCGCTATGCAGATGGTAAAGCCCTTACCTTGTTTGATGCCGCCGCACCGGCTGCCACCCAGCAGCAGCTTGCCATTGCCCTCCTGGTGGGCAGCCTACTTATCTTGCCGGCGCTCTTTTACCTGCTGCGTACTTTTAAGACGCATGTTCGGGTTTAG
- a CDS encoding polyketide cyclase/dehydrase, translated as MQIIRGIALILAGVMILALIAAAFMPETLRVEKSIVINRPVDEVFDQVADLNNWLAWNPWSAQDPEAVNVISTPSRGKGAQWNWEGDKIGKGYLVQEEIEEDRMVRFTLAFEEPLQSVGVDLWQFDTLDSRTTQVTWIDEMELDYPVGRLSALFIGPVMEEQFDQGLQNLKRLLEREPEAEPRPAPAPPNDTAIIRGT; from the coding sequence ATGCAGATTATTCGTGGTATTGCCTTAATCCTGGCGGGGGTGATGATACTGGCACTTATTGCCGCAGCTTTTATGCCTGAAACGCTACGCGTTGAAAAAAGCATTGTTATAAATCGTCCTGTAGATGAAGTATTCGATCAGGTAGCCGATTTAAACAACTGGCTTGCCTGGAATCCCTGGTCGGCGCAGGATCCTGAAGCAGTAAATGTAATTAGCACCCCCAGCAGAGGAAAAGGCGCCCAGTGGAACTGGGAGGGCGATAAAATAGGCAAGGGTTATCTGGTGCAGGAAGAGATAGAAGAAGACAGGATGGTGAGGTTTACCCTGGCTTTTGAAGAGCCCCTGCAATCGGTAGGAGTAGACCTCTGGCAATTCGATACCCTCGACAGCAGAACTACCCAGGTAACCTGGATTGATGAAATGGAGCTCGATTATCCGGTAGGCCGTTTATCTGCACTTTTTATAGGACCTGTAATGGAGGAACAGTTTGATCAGGGACTTCAGAACCTGAAGCGCCTGCTTGAAAGAGAACCGGAGGCAGAGCCCAGACCTGCTCCCGCACCACCCAATGATACCGCCATCATACGCGGAACTTAA
- a CDS encoding secreted/surface protein with fasciclin-like repeats (COG2335 Secreted and surface protein containing fasciclin-like repeats) — MKSRLFAALPILLSLKSLLLISCLFLWSCDGTDDASTIIPGNTVTQVVREQASISTFSDALNRTAVNAALNSQNTRFTVFAPNNEAFSIYLQANGYSTLEQVPAAELQTLVNYHIGLGRYLAERLDSARLISTLGDARLSVYNTNNTISINGAAEVVQADFEARNGVVHILNRVLTPPTQTISGFIASRPSSEIPEFTLLQAAIERAGLTALLSSNSQSYTLFAPTDAAFTAAGYTSPEDIENEDPAVLQNILAYHLLPGYRFSFAFQNQEVTTRQGSRVRIDANNKTIKGLGNPEAASIIAAEQDVLAINGIVHAIDQVLLPE, encoded by the coding sequence ATGAAAAGCAGGCTTTTTGCAGCATTGCCCATACTTCTCTCTCTAAAGAGCCTTTTACTAATTTCATGTTTATTTCTCTGGAGCTGCGATGGCACTGATGATGCTTCTACGATAATTCCCGGAAACACAGTTACACAGGTAGTAAGGGAACAGGCATCTATCTCAACTTTTTCCGATGCACTTAACCGTACTGCCGTAAATGCAGCTTTAAACAGCCAAAACACCAGATTCACTGTATTTGCGCCCAACAATGAAGCATTCTCCATCTACCTGCAGGCCAATGGCTACAGTACACTAGAGCAGGTACCGGCTGCCGAGTTGCAAACCCTGGTGAATTACCACATTGGTTTGGGCAGGTATTTAGCTGAACGCCTCGACAGTGCCCGACTCATCAGCACGCTTGGTGATGCCAGACTATCAGTTTATAATACGAATAACACTATATCAATTAATGGTGCCGCCGAGGTAGTACAAGCAGATTTTGAGGCAAGAAATGGCGTAGTGCATATTCTGAACCGGGTACTTACCCCTCCTACACAAACCATTAGCGGGTTTATTGCTTCCAGGCCATCTTCTGAAATACCGGAATTCACCCTGCTACAGGCTGCAATTGAACGGGCAGGGCTAACAGCATTATTAAGCAGCAACAGTCAGTCTTACACATTGTTTGCGCCTACCGACGCAGCTTTTACTGCTGCAGGCTATACCAGTCCTGAAGATATCGAAAATGAAGATCCAGCTGTACTCCAAAATATACTGGCTTACCACCTGCTGCCTGGCTACCGTTTCTCCTTTGCATTCCAAAACCAGGAAGTTACTACCAGGCAAGGCAGCAGAGTACGAATTGATGCCAACAATAAAACAATAAAAGGCCTGGGTAATCCTGAAGCCGCCTCTATTATTGCGGCAGAACAGGATGTATTGGCTATTAATGGAATTGTACATGCTATTGACCAGGTACTGCTGCCAGAGTAG
- a CDS encoding antigen, whose protein sequence is MNYQNYANISDIIGKPVQNSLAQEYGHVSDVIVSASHRRVVAVVVEKGGFLGMGADHFILPWQMLQVNPNTLKVLVEADRKTIEDAPLIDIAKVSDGDYDSLSLIFSYYGVDEFWKAPSQDAETYEQNYRSGEDLGERLPSNEGSHQITKHYPGQEGSQTKDEVNYDKIKGISGSDKNE, encoded by the coding sequence ATGAATTATCAGAATTACGCAAATATAAGCGACATTATTGGCAAACCGGTTCAGAACTCCCTGGCACAGGAGTATGGCCATGTATCGGATGTAATTGTATCGGCCAGCCACCGCAGGGTAGTGGCTGTAGTAGTGGAAAAAGGTGGCTTTCTGGGCATGGGAGCCGATCATTTCATACTACCCTGGCAAATGCTGCAGGTAAATCCTAATACCCTTAAGGTGCTGGTAGAAGCCGATCGTAAAACCATTGAAGATGCTCCCCTGATAGATATTGCTAAAGTATCGGATGGGGATTATGACTCGCTCTCTCTTATATTCAGCTACTATGGCGTAGATGAGTTCTGGAAAGCACCCTCACAAGATGCGGAAACCTACGAACAGAATTACAGGTCTGGAGAAGACCTGGGCGAGCGCCTGCCCAGTAATGAAGGTTCGCACCAGATCACCAAACACTACCCCGGCCAGGAAGGCAGCCAGACCAAAGACGAGGTGAACTACGATAAGATAAAAGGCATTAGCGGGTCAGATAAAAACGAGTAA
- a CDS encoding PhoH family protein (COG1875 Predicted ATPase related to phosphate starvation-inducible protein PhoH): MPSKTDRQKKIFVLDTSVILYAHNAIMNFDEHDVAIPITVLEELDQFKKGNENKNFEAREFIRLLDGLSESYMLHTWIPLDTSRKSKKGRFKVLMENDSMLDAIRIFDEKKADHRILNAALKLQEDQVNEEESKKVTLVSKDINLRLKAKSLGLPAEDYETGKIKNVNTLFTGRTELDKVSPEIIDKFYEKGGGCHREEIWGKDKPLANSYHILKSPKNSVLAYYNPATEQVEKVDKIPVYGIKPRNAEQTFAIHALLNPEVRLVSLQGVAGTGKTLLALAAALEQRSAFRQVYLARPIVPLSNKDIGYLPGDVKSKLNPYMEPLFDNLKFVQSQFRESDKEYQRITEMIEREKLVISPLAYIRGRSLSNIFFIVDEAQNLTPHEVKTIITRAGDNTKIVFTGDIYQIDTPYLDSQSNGLSYLIDRLKNQPLYAHITLEKGERSELANLANELL; the protein is encoded by the coding sequence ATGCCCTCAAAAACTGACCGACAAAAGAAGATCTTTGTACTGGACACCTCTGTAATTCTTTATGCACATAACGCCATCATGAACTTTGATGAGCATGATGTAGCCATTCCCATTACCGTACTCGAAGAACTTGACCAGTTCAAGAAGGGGAACGAAAACAAGAATTTTGAAGCACGTGAATTTATCCGCCTGCTAGATGGCCTCTCGGAAAGTTACATGCTGCACACCTGGATACCCCTGGATACAAGCCGCAAAAGTAAAAAAGGCCGTTTTAAGGTGCTCATGGAGAACGACAGCATGCTGGATGCTATCCGGATCTTCGATGAAAAAAAAGCCGACCACCGCATTTTGAATGCCGCACTTAAACTGCAGGAAGATCAGGTAAATGAAGAGGAAAGCAAAAAGGTTACCCTGGTTAGCAAAGACATTAACCTAAGGTTAAAGGCAAAATCGCTTGGTTTACCGGCAGAGGATTACGAAACCGGTAAAATCAAAAATGTAAATACGCTCTTTACCGGCCGCACCGAGCTGGACAAGGTATCGCCTGAAATTATTGACAAGTTTTATGAAAAGGGAGGCGGGTGCCACCGCGAAGAGATCTGGGGCAAAGACAAACCCCTTGCCAACAGCTATCATATACTTAAAAGCCCTAAAAATTCAGTACTGGCTTACTATAATCCCGCCACTGAGCAGGTAGAGAAAGTAGATAAAATACCGGTATACGGCATAAAGCCGCGCAATGCCGAACAAACCTTTGCCATACACGCCCTGCTAAACCCCGAGGTACGCCTGGTGAGCCTGCAGGGAGTGGCGGGAACCGGCAAAACCCTGCTGGCCCTGGCTGCTGCGCTGGAGCAGCGCTCGGCTTTCAGGCAGGTATACCTGGCAAGGCCTATTGTACCCTTAAGCAATAAAGATATTGGCTATTTGCCCGGCGATGTTAAAAGTAAGCTGAACCCTTATATGGAACCGCTCTTCGATAACCTGAAGTTTGTGCAGAGCCAGTTCCGGGAATCAGACAAGGAATACCAGCGCATTACCGAGATGATTGAACGCGAAAAACTGGTGATCTCCCCTCTTGCCTACATTCGGGGCCGTAGCTTAAGCAATATTTTCTTTATTGTAGATGAGGCCCAGAACCTGACCCCGCACGAGGTAAAAACTATTATTACCCGGGCGGGAGATAACACCAAAATTGTATTTACAGGCGATATATACCAGATCGATACGCCTTACCTGGACTCGCAAAGTAATGGCCTCTCCTACCTGATCGACAGGCTGAAGAATCAGCCCCTGTATGCACACATTACACTTGAAAAAGGAGAGCGCTCCGAGCTGGCTAACCTGGCCAATGAGCTGCTGTAA
- a CDS encoding multi-sensor hybrid histidine kinase (COG2202 FOG: PAS/PAC domain): MLNKLSRNFLIQQLHDRRYLRFRADFTSLNLERIEKFSLIAAVATTLFALLPNILRCLVFTEHKSENIITLLFLETSVTCFMLLFYAATQWLKEENKPEKKILLVKSFIFISLLHALLISLAVYHHQSATPVFLLSCCALMSVLYWPSKRLLLFIGLGEFFFLLSHYTIYQEASLFHSSLLVHLIFLSIFYFISRTILDLKLRDFENAEKIESQTEQLQVKNQRLRMTEHALTTLHRNNHQGIFRIEGTKGFTYVNDHMAQMIGFTSASDMIREGKNISFIPQQELDSIARKLNQQGFAEGLEVEATRRDGSRFWMQFNCSVRTNEASGELLYEGSAMDITHRKKALQEALENAAKLEQAEKIAHAGFYEIDISSTRISYSSGYCAILEIADTESLTLNDHLEYIHPDDRQEVRRVLLQGIMRGEDYNLQYRVSNRNGEPKYLISKGKVIQNDRGRDFKILGTVQDVTQIHQQQEALEQSQAIIRTAFDHNNHFGIYIFDRDYKLLEFNKVSATIIKQWLGVELEKGADVRKSLRPATAETFIPIFRRALEGESVHLEYKILENTPHELWAEIYVGPVKNIQEEIIGAVMMAADITQRKRNESLLKNLSLVASHTDNAVMITDAKHRVEWVNEAFSRNTGYELEEIKGQYPKDFMVSELTDADTLKQLNNCLRTGRSFTDEILLCNRNNEQRWVLLTINPVTNTAGEVEKYVSILTDLSERKAFEQELRTAKETAEHSAEIKEYFLSTVSHELRTPLNAVIGLAYHLLQNNPRPDQEDDLSILKFSAENLLSLINDILDLSKIEAGKVHLEHIQFNLRDILNSLKHTFQTQTENRGLDFKLYLHDDVPHELEGDPVRLIQIITNLLSNAIKFTHQGMVKVEIRTKSAKNDQYLLQFEISDSGIGIPKDKLHTIFNKFEQASNTTNFTYGGTGLGLAITKQLVEIQGGTIWVKSTPGKGSCFGFSLPYRKSSKTDLQPLAYTYGVEVKKDLSRMYLLMAEDNQINQAVAGKFLQSWGICYDVAENGAEAVKMAGNRKYDLVLMDLQMPEMDGFEATRQIRLLPDVSYSQIPIIAITAAGIAGIEEKIKNAGMTDMVLKPFKPETLLYKLNHYCPFIKETPNSMHSPQNTPLSPDLDLSGVLEVAGGDKAFLQELVSLYIRQFTEVPIEIKAAVNTRDRVQLRRIFHKLRPSMLMLKIEKMTLLGESIHQQLHEDGSSFEELTPMLDQYICLVETIKLKLQQKAETENLLIGS; encoded by the coding sequence ATGCTCAACAAACTGTCGCGCAATTTTTTAATACAACAGCTACACGATCGCAGGTACCTGCGTTTTCGTGCAGACTTTACTTCCTTAAACCTGGAACGTATTGAAAAATTCTCCCTGATTGCGGCTGTAGCCACTACTCTTTTTGCGTTGCTGCCTAACATATTGCGCTGCCTGGTCTTTACGGAACATAAGTCGGAAAACATCATAACCCTGCTGTTTCTGGAGACTTCCGTTACCTGTTTCATGCTCTTGTTCTATGCAGCCACCCAGTGGCTGAAAGAGGAGAATAAGCCCGAAAAGAAGATTTTACTTGTAAAATCTTTCATTTTTATATCTTTATTACATGCACTGCTGATCTCCCTGGCAGTTTATCATCACCAGTCTGCCACGCCGGTTTTTCTACTCAGCTGCTGTGCCCTCATGTCGGTACTGTACTGGCCGTCCAAGCGCCTGCTCCTTTTTATCGGCCTTGGAGAATTTTTCTTTCTGCTTAGCCATTACACTATTTACCAGGAAGCTTCCCTGTTTCATTCCAGCTTATTGGTTCATCTTATTTTTCTAAGCATCTTTTACTTTATTTCGCGCACCATTCTGGACTTAAAACTGCGTGATTTTGAAAATGCAGAAAAAATAGAATCGCAGACAGAACAGCTTCAGGTTAAAAACCAGCGGCTTCGCATGACGGAGCACGCCCTTACTACCCTGCACCGAAACAACCACCAGGGTATATTCAGGATAGAAGGAACAAAGGGTTTTACTTATGTAAACGACCACATGGCCCAGATGATAGGCTTCACCTCTGCTTCTGACATGATCCGGGAGGGTAAAAACATTTCCTTTATTCCACAGCAGGAGCTTGATTCAATTGCCCGCAAACTAAATCAGCAGGGTTTTGCAGAGGGACTGGAAGTAGAAGCCACGCGCCGCGATGGCAGCCGTTTCTGGATGCAGTTTAACTGCTCGGTACGCACCAATGAGGCCAGCGGTGAGCTGTTGTACGAAGGCAGCGCCATGGACATTACACACCGTAAAAAAGCACTCCAGGAGGCACTGGAAAATGCTGCCAAGCTGGAGCAGGCCGAAAAAATTGCCCACGCAGGTTTTTACGAAATAGACATCAGCTCAACCCGCATAAGCTACTCTTCGGGCTATTGTGCCATTCTGGAAATTGCAGATACAGAAAGCCTCACTTTGAACGATCACCTGGAATATATACACCCCGACGACCGGCAGGAAGTCCGCAGGGTGCTGCTGCAGGGTATTATGAGGGGCGAGGACTACAACCTGCAGTACAGGGTTAGCAACCGCAACGGAGAACCGAAATACCTGATCAGCAAAGGCAAGGTAATTCAAAACGATCGGGGCAGGGACTTTAAAATACTGGGCACTGTACAGGATGTTACCCAAATTCACCAGCAGCAGGAAGCACTGGAGCAATCACAGGCTATTATTCGCACTGCCTTTGACCATAACAACCATTTTGGCATTTACATCTTCGACCGCGACTACAAACTACTGGAGTTTAATAAAGTAAGCGCAACCATCATAAAACAGTGGCTGGGTGTAGAGCTTGAAAAAGGAGCAGATGTACGCAAAAGCCTGCGTCCCGCTACGGCAGAAACCTTTATTCCTATTTTCAGGAGAGCCCTTGAGGGCGAAAGTGTTCACCTGGAATACAAAATTCTGGAAAACACCCCTCACGAACTGTGGGCAGAGATATATGTGGGCCCTGTAAAAAATATACAGGAAGAAATTATAGGCGCTGTGATGATGGCAGCAGACATAACGCAGCGTAAGCGTAACGAAAGTCTGCTGAAAAACCTGTCGCTGGTTGCAAGCCACACCGACAATGCCGTTATGATCACTGATGCAAAGCACCGGGTAGAGTGGGTGAACGAAGCCTTCAGTCGTAACACAGGTTATGAACTGGAGGAGATAAAAGGGCAGTATCCTAAGGACTTTATGGTATCTGAACTAACCGATGCAGATACCCTTAAGCAGCTGAATAACTGCCTGAGAACAGGAAGATCTTTCACTGACGAAATTCTGCTGTGCAACCGCAACAACGAACAGAGATGGGTGCTCCTTACTATCAACCCGGTAACCAACACGGCCGGAGAAGTAGAAAAATATGTATCCATCCTCACCGATCTTAGCGAACGAAAGGCTTTTGAGCAGGAACTGCGTACAGCAAAAGAAACAGCAGAACATTCAGCAGAAATCAAAGAATACTTTCTCTCTACCGTTAGTCACGAGCTGCGCACACCGCTCAATGCGGTAATCGGGCTTGCTTATCACCTGCTGCAGAATAACCCCCGCCCGGACCAGGAAGACGATCTTAGTATTCTTAAATTTTCGGCAGAGAACCTCCTAAGCCTGATTAACGACATTCTGGATCTTTCAAAAATAGAAGCCGGTAAGGTGCACCTGGAGCACATCCAGTTTAATTTAAGAGATATATTAAACAGCCTTAAGCATACCTTCCAGACCCAGACAGAGAACAGGGGGCTGGACTTTAAACTGTACCTGCACGATGATGTACCCCATGAGCTGGAGGGAGATCCTGTTCGCCTCATCCAGATCATCACGAACCTGCTAAGCAATGCCATCAAATTTACTCATCAGGGCATGGTGAAGGTGGAGATCCGTACTAAATCTGCTAAAAACGATCAGTACCTGCTGCAGTTTGAGATAAGCGATTCTGGCATTGGCATTCCGAAAGATAAGCTGCACACCATTTTCAATAAATTTGAGCAGGCAAGTAATACCACCAACTTTACCTATGGCGGCACCGGGCTGGGGTTGGCCATTACCAAACAACTGGTAGAAATTCAGGGAGGCACTATCTGGGTTAAAAGCACCCCCGGCAAAGGCAGCTGCTTTGGCTTTTCACTTCCTTACAGAAAATCATCTAAAACCGATCTGCAGCCCCTGGCGTATACTTACGGGGTTGAGGTTAAAAAAGACCTTAGCCGTATGTACCTGCTGATGGCTGAAGACAACCAGATTAACCAGGCTGTTGCCGGTAAATTTCTGCAAAGCTGGGGTATCTGCTACGATGTTGCTGAAAATGGTGCAGAAGCTGTAAAAATGGCTGGTAACCGGAAGTACGACCTGGTGCTGATGGACCTGCAAATGCCGGAGATGGATGGGTTTGAAGCCACCAGGCAAATACGGCTCCTGCCCGATGTAAGCTATAGCCAGATACCGATTATTGCCATAACAGCAGCAGGTATAGCCGGTATTGAAGAAAAAATAAAAAACGCCGGAATGACAGACATGGTTCTAAAACCATTTAAGCCAGAGACACTACTCTACAAGCTGAATCATTACTGTCCTTTCATCAAGGAAACCCCAAACAGTATGCACAGCCCTCAAAATACTCCTCTGTCGCCAGATCTGGATCTATCCGGAGTTTTGGAAGTAGCCGGTGGAGACAAAGCTTTTTTACAGGAGCTAGTAAGCTTGTACATACGCCAGTTTACCGAAGTACCTATCGAAATCAAAGCTGCAGTAAATACAAGAGACAGGGTGCAATTGCGCCGTATTTTTCATAAGTTAAGGCCTTCTATGCTTATGTTGAAAATAGAAAAAATGACTCTTCTTGGCGAGAGCATTCATCAGCAACTGCATGAGGATGGCAGCAGCTTTGAAGAGCTGACGCCAATGCTGGATCAGTATATTTGCCTGGTGGAAACCATTAAGCTAAAGCTGCAGCAAAAAGCAGAAACCGAAAACCTGTTGATCGGTTCCTGA